In one Paraburkholderia megapolitana genomic region, the following are encoded:
- a CDS encoding beta strand repeat-containing protein yields the protein MANQVQNDLTRTQNQVNDIQRNLDGAIRENSPEVTNLSPGSVIQDSPQVTNIGANRIDASPIGTVVGGENEVKESPNADVLGNGNDLSTSAGSNIHGDGNTLVDSANAGVVGNQNNLDKSGGGNLVGDENKVVESPNADVLGNGNNLSQSAGSNIHGDGNTLADSANAGVVGNQNNLDKSGGGNLVGDENKVVESPNADVLGNGNDLSGSADSNVHGDGNTLADSANAGVVGNQNNLDKSGGSNLVGDENKVVESPNADVLGNGNDLNKSADSNVHGDGNTLADSANAGVVGNQNALDKSGGSNLVGDENKVVESPNADVLGNGNDLNKSADSNVHGDGNTLADSANAGVLGNQNDLDKSADSKVVGDGNKLVESARADVLGNGNDLNKSGDSNVHGDGNTLADSTSAGVVGNQNNLDKSADSKVIGDGNKLVESERADVLGNGNDLSKSVDSNVHGDGNTLADSANAGVVGNQNNLDKSGGSNLVGDGNKLVESERADVLGNGNDLSKSADSNVHGDGNTLADSANAGVVGNQNNLDKSGGSNLVGDENKVVESPNADVLGNGNDLSTSADSNVHGDGNTLADSANTGVVGNQNNLDKSGGSNLVGDENKVVESPNADVLGNDNDLSTSADSNVHGDGNTLADSANAGVVGNQNALDKSADSNVVGDGNKLVESERADVLGNNNDLSTSADSNVHGGGNTLSDSANAGVMGNQNALDKSADSNVVGDGNKLVESERADVLGNGNDLNKSADSNVHGDGNTLTDSANAGVVGNDNDLDKSADSKVIGDGNKLVESERADVLGNGNDLSKSADSNVHGDGNTLADSANAGVVGNQNALDKSADSNVVGDGNKLVESERVDVLGNGNDLSKSADSNVQGDGNTLVESARADVLGNGNDLSTSADSNVHGDGNTLADSANAGVVGNQNNLDKSAESMVVGDGNKLVESARADVLGNGNDLNRSADSNVHGDGNTLADSANAGVVGNDNNLDKSADSKVIGDGNKLVESERADILGNGNDLSKSADSNVHGDGNTLADSANAGVVGNQNNLDKSADSKVSGDGNRIVESERADVLGNNNDLNRSADSNVHGDGNRLTDSANAGVVGNENQADKSADSKVVGDGNRIVESERADVLGNNNDLNRSADSNVHGDRNQLEDSADAAVMGNNSKLKDSARANVHGNDATLENSDGAVVLGNNGTLKDSANSTSVGNGNTIDQSSNANNQGNGNTFTKSADVVNLGSGNTFNESGNNSSQGNNNNFTSSTGNVNHGSGNVFEGDNNAVLGNANKVKGSDNSMLGHQSTVDGDGVSSQGSNAVISGSYSTNQGNNGTVTGDFSINQGYNGTVIGYRSTNQGSDGMVRGDDSSNVGVRGEIIGNSSTNLGAKSAVRGDNSTNVGANSAVTGESSTVVGANSAITGDRSTIVGANARVTGSDSHAIGFGAEVTGDRSSANGLMSSVTGDRSVASGFQATVRGDDSVALGANAQAVGPKATALGANTQAVANAVALGAGSIADEPNTVSLGTPGSERRLTNVSRGVNGTDAVNVSQLRDTRREVKRYAESAAAAAIAVAGLPQAYTPGRSMVAASGGTYQGQSAMAFGLSTISANGRWVYKAAATVTQRGTIGATVGGGYQW from the coding sequence TTGGCCAATCAGGTTCAAAATGATCTGACGAGAACTCAAAATCAGGTCAATGATATCCAGAGAAATCTTGATGGGGCAATCAGGGAGAATAGTCCTGAAGTCACTAATTTGAGCCCGGGTTCAGTTATACAAGATAGCCCACAAGTAACTAATATCGGCGCGAACAGGATTGACGCGAGCCCTATTGGCACTGTCGTCGGCGGCGAGAATGAGGTCAAGGAGAGCCCGAACGCCGATGTTCTGGGTAACGGTAACGACCTGAGCACGAGTGCGGGCAGCAACATCCACGGTGACGGGAACACACTGGTTGATAGCGCGAATGCGGGTGTCGTGGGTAACCAGAACAACCTTGACAAGAGTGGTGGCGGCAACCTCGTTGGTGACGAAAACAAGGTTGTGGAGAGCCCGAATGCTGACGTTCTGGGTAACGGCAACAACCTGAGCCAGAGTGCGGGCAGCAACATCCACGGTGACGGGAACACACTGGCTGATAGCGCGAATGCGGGTGTCGTGGGTAACCAGAACAACCTTGACAAGAGTGGTGGCGGCAACCTCGTTGGTGACGAAAACAAGGTTGTGGAGAGCCCGAATGCCGACGTTCTGGGTAATGGCAACGACCTGAGCGGAAGTGCCGACAGCAACGTCCACGGTGATGGAAACACGCTGGCTGACAGTGCGAATGCGGGCGTTGTGGGTAACCAGAACAACCTGGACAAGAGTGGTGGCAGCAACCTCGTTGGCGACGAAAACAAGGTTGTGGAGAGCCCGAATGCCGACGTTCTGGGGAATGGCAACGACCTGAACAAGAGTGCTGACAGCAACGTTCACGGTGACGGGAACACGCTGGCTGATAGCGCGAATGCGGGTGTCGTGGGTAACCAGAACGCTCTGGACAAGAGTGGTGGCAGCAACCTCGTTGGTGACGAAAACAAGGTTGTGGAGAGCCCGAATGCCGACGTTCTGGGGAATGGCAACGACCTGAACAAGAGTGCTGACAGCAATGTCCACGGTGACGGGAATACGCTGGCTGATAGCGCGAATGCCGGTGTGCTGGGTAACCAGAACGACCTGGACAAGAGTGCCGACAGCAAGGTGGTTGGCGATGGCAACAAGCTCGTGGAGAGCGCGCGCGCCGACGTTCTGGGTAACGGAAACGACCTGAACAAGAGTGGGGACAGCAACGTCCACGGTGATGGCAACACGCTGGCTGACAGCACGAGTGCGGGTGTCGTGGGTAACCAGAACAACCTGGACAAGAGCGCAGACAGCAAGGTGATTGGCGATGGCAACAAGCTCGTGGAGAGCGAGAGGGCTGATGTTCTGGGTAATGGCAACGATCTGAGCAAGAGTGTCGACAGCAATGTCCACGGTGACGGGAACACGCTGGCTGACAGCGCGAACGCTGGCGTCGTGGGTAACCAGAACAACCTGGACAAGAGTGGTGGCAGCAACCTCGTTGGCGATGGCAACAAGCTCGTGGAGAGCGAGAGGGCTGATGTTCTGGGTAATGGCAACGATCTGAGCAAGAGTGCCGACAGCAACGTCCACGGTGACGGGAACACGCTGGCTGACAGCGCGAACGCTGGCGTCGTGGGTAACCAGAACAACCTGGACAAGAGTGGTGGCAGCAACCTCGTTGGCGATGAAAACAAGGTTGTGGAAAGCCCGAATGCCGATGTTCTGGGCAACGGCAACGACCTGAGCACGAGCGCTGACAGCAATGTTCATGGTGATGGCAACACGCTGGCTGACAGCGCGAATACGGGCGTCGTGGGTAACCAGAACAACCTGGACAAGAGTGGTGGCAGCAACCTCGTTGGCGATGAAAACAAGGTTGTAGAAAGCCCGAATGCCGACGTTCTGGGTAATGACAACGACCTGAGTACGAGTGCCGACAGCAACGTCCACGGTGACGGCAACACGCTGGCTGACAGTGCAAATGCGGGTGTCGTGGGTAACCAGAACGCTCTGGACAAGAGTGCCGACAGCAACGTGGTTGGTGATGGCAACAAGCTCGTGGAGAGCGAGAGGGCCGATGTACTGGGTAACAACAACGACCTGAGCACGAGCGCCGACAGCAACGTCCACGGTGGTGGAAACACGCTGTCTGATAGCGCGAATGCGGGCGTCATGGGTAACCAGAATGCTCTGGACAAGAGTGCTGACAGCAACGTGGTTGGCGACGGCAACAAGCTCGTGGAGAGCGAGAGGGCTGATGTTCTGGGTAATGGCAACGACCTGAACAAGAGTGCTGACAGCAACGTCCACGGTGACGGGAACACGCTGACTGACAGCGCGAATGCGGGCGTCGTCGGTAACGACAACGACCTGGACAAGAGCGCAGACAGCAAGGTGATTGGCGACGGCAACAAACTCGTGGAGAGCGAGAGGGCCGATGTACTGGGTAATGGCAACGACCTGAGCAAGAGTGCCGACAGCAATGTCCACGGTGACGGGAACACGCTGGCTGACAGCGCAAATGCAGGTGTCGTGGGTAACCAGAACGCTCTGGACAAGAGTGCGGACAGCAACGTGGTTGGCGACGGCAACAAGCTCGTGGAGAGCGAGAGGGTTGATGTACTGGGTAATGGCAACGACCTGAGCAAGAGTGCTGACAGCAACGTCCAAGGTGACGGCAACACGCTGGTGGAGAGCGCGCGCGCCGATGTTCTGGGTAACGGAAACGACCTGAGCACGAGTGCCGACAGCAACGTCCACGGTGATGGCAACACGCTGGCCGACAGTGCGAATGCGGGTGTGGTGGGTAACCAGAACAACCTGGACAAGAGTGCTGAGAGCATGGTGGTTGGCGATGGCAACAAGCTCGTGGAGAGCGCGCGCGCCGACGTTCTGGGTAACGGCAACGACCTGAACAGGAGTGCCGACAGCAATGTCCATGGTGACGGCAATACGCTGGCTGATAGCGCGAATGCAGGCGTCGTTGGTAACGACAACAACCTGGACAAGAGTGCTGACAGCAAGGTGATTGGTGATGGCAACAAGCTCGTGGAGAGCGAGAGAGCCGATATTCTGGGTAACGGCAACGACCTGAGCAAGAGTGCGGACAGCAACGTCCACGGTGACGGGAACACGCTGGCCGACAGTGCGAATGCGGGCGTGGTGGGTAACCAGAACAACCTGGACAAGAGTGCTGACAGCAAGGTATCTGGCGACGGCAACCGGATTGTGGAGAGTGAGAGGGCCGATGTTCTGGGTAACAACAATGACCTGAACAGAAGCGCAGACAGCAACGTCCACGGTGACGGCAACAGGCTGACTGACAGCGCGAATGCGGGCGTCGTGGGTAACGAGAACCAGGCCGACAAGAGTGCTGACAGCAAGGTGGTTGGCGACGGCAACCGGATTGTGGAGAGTGAGAGGGCCGATGTTCTGGGTAACAACAATGACCTGAACAGAAGCGCAGACAGCAACGTCCATGGTGACCGCAACCAGCTTGAAGACAGTGCCGACGCCGCGGTCATGGGGAATAACAGCAAGCTGAAAGATAGCGCGCGCGCCAATGTTCACGGCAACGATGCAACGCTTGAAAATAGCGACGGCGCTGTGGTTCTGGGCAACAACGGAACGCTAAAAGATAGCGCCAACTCGACGAGTGTGGGTAACGGAAACACGATTGATCAAAGCAGCAATGCCAACAATCAGGGAAATGGAAACACCTTCACAAAAAGTGCGGATGTCGTAAATCTTGGGAGCGGCAATACGTTCAATGAGAGCGGCAACAACTCCAGTCAGGGCAACAACAACAACTTCACCAGCAGCACCGGTAACGTGAATCACGGGAGTGGCAACGTCTTCGAAGGCGACAATAACGCCGTTCTCGGCAATGCCAACAAGGTCAAGGGAAGCGATAACTCGATGCTTGGTCATCAAAGCACCGTCGATGGTGATGGTGTGAGCAGTCAGGGTTCCAACGCGGTGATTAGCGGTAGCTACTCGACCAACCAGGGTAACAACGGTACGGTCACGGGCGACTTCTCGATCAACCAGGGCTACAACGGTACGGTCATTGGTTACCGGTCGACCAACCAGGGTTCGGACGGTATGGTGCGAGGAGATGACTCATCGAACGTCGGTGTGAGAGGTGAGATTATCGGTAATAGCTCGACCAATCTCGGCGCGAAGAGCGCTGTACGTGGCGACAACTCGACCAATGTCGGCGCCAACTCGGCTGTCACTGGAGAGAGCTCGACCGTGGTCGGCGCTAATTCGGCTATCACTGGAGATCGTTCGACTATCGTCGGTGCGAATGCACGAGTTACCGGCAGCGATTCTCATGCAATCGGCTTCGGAGCGGAGGTAACGGGTGACAGATCATCGGCTAATGGCTTGATGTCGTCTGTTACTGGTGACAGGTCCGTCGCGTCAGGTTTCCAGGCGACAGTGCGCGGCGACGATTCAGTTGCTCTCGGAGCAAATGCGCAAGCCGTCGGCCCCAAAGCTACAGCGCTCGGTGCCAACACTCAGGCGGTCGCAAACGCTGTTGCTCTTGGGGCAGGTTCTATCGCTGATGAACCCAATACGGTTTCGCTCGGTACGCCAGGTTCCGAACGCAGGTTGACGAATGTTTCACGAGGTGTGAATGGGACCGATGCCGTGAATGTCTCGCAACTCAGGGACACCCGGAGGGAGGTCAAGCGTTATGCAGAGTCTGCCGCCGCAGCTGCGATCGCCGTAGCGGGGTTGCCACAGGCGTACACGCCAGGTCGCAGTATGGTGGCCGCCTCCGGAGGTACGTATCAGGGGCAATCGGCAATGGCCTTCGGCTTGTCGACTATCTCTGCAAATGGGCGCTGGGTGTACAAGGCCGCAGCCACCGTCACCCAGCGTGGCACGATCGGCGCTACGGTCGGAGGAGGCTATCAGTGGTAA
- a CDS encoding OmpA family protein: protein MKNNLIYTLFASGLMAMLAGCAGNNPAGSFPDVKSATMAEGIFVNVDNLRNVGAGLSKDQVYNLIGAPHFNESVFGVRTWNYLFNFRSADQVVSCQYQVAFGEDKKVSGVQWRDPSCADFLHTSSTPITPKIEKQVEVENVEQLTMRSDALFPFGKSDLDDMQPDGLEALDNLVTHIGKYNKLVRVHIVGHTDRIGSLSSNYKLSLARATAVRNFLVSKGVNRHLVSVAGVGSSQPVSHCGPGNGSSAIACLAPDRRVSVSITGVM from the coding sequence ATGAAAAATAACCTGATTTATACGTTGTTTGCAAGTGGGCTCATGGCGATGTTGGCGGGTTGTGCGGGAAATAATCCTGCTGGCTCATTTCCAGACGTGAAATCGGCAACCATGGCCGAAGGAATATTTGTCAATGTGGATAATCTCCGGAATGTTGGCGCCGGTTTGTCAAAGGATCAGGTTTATAACCTGATTGGTGCACCTCATTTTAATGAAAGCGTCTTCGGGGTGCGTACCTGGAATTATTTGTTCAATTTTCGATCTGCAGATCAGGTGGTCAGTTGTCAGTATCAGGTGGCGTTCGGCGAGGATAAAAAAGTCAGCGGTGTTCAATGGCGCGATCCGTCGTGTGCTGATTTTCTGCATACCTCATCCACGCCCATTACACCAAAGATAGAAAAGCAGGTCGAGGTTGAGAATGTCGAGCAGCTCACCATGCGTAGCGATGCGTTATTTCCGTTCGGAAAATCGGATCTTGACGACATGCAACCCGACGGCCTCGAAGCACTGGACAACCTGGTTACCCACATAGGGAAATATAACAAGCTGGTTCGGGTCCATATTGTTGGTCATACCGACCGTATCGGTTCTCTGTCGTCGAATTACAAACTTTCACTTGCTCGGGCGACCGCGGTTCGTAACTTTCTCGTCTCGAAAGGGGTAAACCGGCATCTTGTCAGCGTAGCAGGCGTGGGCTCCAGTCAACCTGTATCGCACTGCGGGCCGGGAAATGGCTCCTCCGCGATCGCCTGTCTTGCGCCTGATCGAAGGGTTTCGGTTTCTATTACTGGTGTTATGTGA
- the speB gene encoding agmatinase, translating into MTELLYGDGAIRRPSLYGSSIENTYAGVLSFMRRRYTRDLDGVDAVVSGVPLDLATTFRSGARLGPAAVRAASVQLSELHPYPWGFNPFDDLAVTDYGDCWFDAHNPLTIKPAIVEHARTILRSNAKMLTFGGDHYITYPLLIAHAEKYGKPLSLIHFDAHCDTWADDSPDSLNHGSMFYKAVKDGLIDPATSVQIGIRTWNDDFLGINILDAAWVHEHGVRAAVERIVSIVGMRPAYLTFDIDCLDPAFAPGTGTPVAGGLSSAQGLAIVRGLGALNLVGADVVEVAPAYDQSEITALAAAHIACDVLCLWRQQKVGAR; encoded by the coding sequence ATGACCGAACTGCTCTATGGCGACGGCGCAATACGCCGTCCGTCCCTTTACGGCTCCTCGATCGAAAACACTTATGCGGGCGTGCTGTCGTTCATGCGACGACGCTATACGCGCGACCTCGACGGCGTCGATGCCGTCGTGTCCGGCGTACCGCTCGACCTCGCCACTACCTTTCGCTCGGGTGCGCGCCTTGGGCCCGCGGCGGTGCGGGCGGCGAGCGTGCAACTCTCGGAGCTGCATCCGTACCCATGGGGTTTCAATCCGTTCGACGACCTCGCCGTGACCGACTACGGCGATTGCTGGTTCGACGCGCACAACCCGCTGACGATCAAACCCGCCATCGTCGAACACGCACGCACGATCCTGCGTTCGAACGCGAAGATGCTGACGTTCGGCGGCGATCACTACATCACGTATCCGCTGCTGATCGCGCATGCGGAGAAGTACGGCAAGCCGCTATCGCTGATTCACTTCGACGCGCACTGCGATACGTGGGCCGACGACAGTCCCGATAGCCTCAATCATGGGTCGATGTTCTACAAGGCGGTGAAGGATGGATTGATCGATCCGGCTACGTCGGTACAGATCGGTATCCGTACATGGAACGACGATTTTCTGGGCATCAATATTCTTGATGCTGCCTGGGTGCACGAGCATGGTGTGCGTGCCGCGGTGGAGCGTATTGTGTCGATCGTCGGTATGCGGCCGGCGTATCTGACTTTCGATATCGATTGCCTCGATCCGGCTTTCGCGCCGGGTACCGGTACGCCGGTGGCGGGCGGGTTGTCGTCGGCGCAGGGGCTGGCGATCGTGCGTGGACTTGGGGCGCTGAATCTGGTCGGTGCCGATGTTGTGGAGGTCGCACCCGCGTACGATCAGAGCGAGATCACCGCGCTCGCGGCTGCGCATATTGCTTGCGATGTGTTGTGCTTGTGGCGGCAGCAGAAAGTTGGGGCGCGCTAA
- a CDS encoding aldehyde dehydrogenase, whose translation MDKNSLAYWQDKAATLSIEGRAFIDGAYRDAQSGRTFDCVSPIDGKLLAKVADSGAADVDAAVAAARRAFDARVWSGLNPRKRKSVLLRWAKLMREHRDELSLLETLDAGKPIADTTSVDVPGAAYCVEWYAEAIDKVGGEVVPSDHHLVGLVTREPIGVVAAVVPWNFPLLMAAWKFGPALAAGNSVVLKPSEKSPLTAIRVAQLALDAGIPAGVFNVVPGGGEPGKLLALHADVDCLAFTGSTNVGKLIMQYAGQSNLKRVWLELGGKSPNIVLPDCPDLDRAANAAAGAIFYNMGEMCTAGSRLLVHRDIKDAFLERLAVAARGYTPGNPLDPQTSMGAIVDQVQLDRVLGYIEAGRAEAKLLLGGSRVKQESGGFYIEPTVFDVKPDAKIAREEIFGPVLSVITFDTVEEAVRIANDSDYGLAAAVWTGNLTTAHEVARSLRAGTVWVNCYDEGGDMNFPFGGYKQSGNGRDKSLHALEKYTELKSTLVRLR comes from the coding sequence ATGGACAAGAACTCACTGGCTTACTGGCAGGACAAGGCCGCTACGCTTTCGATCGAAGGCCGCGCGTTTATCGATGGTGCGTATCGCGATGCACAGAGCGGGCGCACGTTCGACTGCGTGAGCCCGATCGACGGCAAGTTGCTTGCGAAGGTGGCCGATAGCGGTGCCGCGGATGTCGATGCCGCAGTCGCCGCTGCGCGTCGCGCATTCGATGCGCGCGTGTGGTCAGGCCTCAATCCGCGCAAGCGCAAGTCGGTGCTGCTGCGCTGGGCCAAGCTGATGCGCGAGCATCGCGACGAACTATCGTTGCTCGAAACACTCGATGCCGGTAAGCCGATCGCCGACACGACGAGTGTCGACGTGCCGGGTGCGGCCTATTGCGTCGAGTGGTACGCCGAAGCGATCGATAAGGTGGGCGGCGAGGTGGTGCCGTCCGATCATCATCTGGTCGGTCTCGTCACACGTGAGCCGATCGGTGTCGTTGCAGCAGTTGTGCCATGGAATTTTCCGCTGCTGATGGCCGCGTGGAAATTCGGCCCGGCGCTTGCGGCCGGCAACAGTGTCGTGCTCAAGCCGTCGGAGAAGTCGCCGCTCACCGCGATCCGCGTCGCCCAGCTCGCGCTCGACGCAGGCATTCCGGCCGGCGTCTTTAACGTCGTGCCGGGCGGCGGCGAGCCGGGCAAGCTGCTCGCGCTGCATGCGGATGTCGATTGCCTCGCGTTCACCGGATCGACGAATGTCGGCAAGCTGATCATGCAGTACGCAGGGCAATCGAATCTGAAGCGCGTCTGGCTCGAACTGGGCGGCAAGTCGCCGAACATCGTGCTGCCCGATTGTCCGGATCTCGATCGCGCGGCTAACGCGGCAGCGGGCGCGATTTTCTACAACATGGGCGAGATGTGTACGGCGGGTTCGCGGCTGCTCGTGCATCGCGACATCAAGGATGCGTTTCTTGAACGGCTCGCTGTGGCCGCGCGTGGGTATACGCCGGGCAACCCGCTCGATCCGCAGACGTCGATGGGGGCGATCGTCGATCAGGTGCAGCTCGATCGAGTGCTTGGTTATATCGAGGCTGGTCGGGCCGAAGCGAAATTGCTGCTGGGCGGCTCGCGTGTGAAGCAGGAGAGCGGTGGCTTTTACATCGAGCCGACCGTGTTCGATGTGAAGCCCGATGCGAAGATCGCGCGTGAGGAAATTTTCGGACCGGTGCTGTCGGTGATCACGTTCGATACCGTTGAAGAGGCGGTACGCATCGCGAACGATAGCGACTACGGTCTCGCCGCCGCCGTATGGACGGGAAACCTGACCACCGCGCACGAAGTTGCACGCAGCCTGCGGGCCGGCACCGTGTGGGTCAACTGCTACGACGAAGGGGGCGATATGAACTTCCCGTTCGGCGGCTACAAGCAATCGGGTAACGGCCGCGACAAGTCGTTGCACGCACTGGAGAAGTACACCGAGCTGAAGTCCACGCTCGTGCGGTTGCGCTAA
- a CDS encoding cupin domain-containing protein: MSIEVATRLQYIRKKHGLSQRELAKRAGVTNGTISLIEQNRVSPSVGSLKKLLESIPMSLAEFFTFEVEASRGVVSRRVDMPNLGNESIEFYLAGSGMKDRNMCIMREVYQPLSDTGPEMLQHAGHEGGVVVSGQLELTVNETTWLLDPGDSYYFESRFPHRFRNPSAEQVCEVVSANSPPTF; the protein is encoded by the coding sequence ATGTCCATCGAAGTAGCGACCCGTCTGCAGTACATCCGCAAGAAGCATGGTCTGTCGCAGCGCGAGCTGGCCAAACGCGCGGGCGTGACGAACGGAACGATCTCGCTGATCGAGCAGAATCGTGTGAGCCCGTCGGTGGGCTCGCTGAAGAAACTGCTCGAGTCGATTCCGATGAGCCTCGCCGAATTCTTTACGTTCGAAGTGGAGGCTAGTCGCGGTGTCGTGTCGCGCCGCGTGGACATGCCGAATCTCGGCAATGAGTCGATCGAGTTCTATCTCGCGGGCTCCGGTATGAAGGACCGCAACATGTGCATCATGCGCGAGGTGTATCAGCCGCTTTCCGATACCGGCCCGGAGATGCTGCAACACGCGGGGCACGAAGGCGGCGTCGTGGTGAGCGGCCAGCTCGAGCTGACCGTCAACGAAACGACGTGGCTGCTCGACCCCGGCGACAGCTATTACTTCGAGAGCCGTTTTCCGCACCGCTTTCGCAATCCCAGCGCGGAGCAGGTCTGCGAGGTCGTGTCGGCGAATTCGCCACCGACCTTCTAG
- a CDS encoding gamma-glutamyl-gamma-aminobutyrate hydrolase family protein: MQTRPVVGISADRNMMGVHPSHMTGEKYIAAIVDGSQALALLLPALGDRQASADILQAVDGLLFTGSYSNVEPQRYGGHASAPGTLHDPARDATTLPLMRAAIAAGVPVLAICRGVQEMNVVFGGTLHQIVHTVEGLHDHRENKEDTLDTQYGPSHSLQLTPGGVLQQLAAGAAQVRVNSLHGQGIERLGAGLVTEAVAPDGLIEAVSVEGARAFALGVQWHPEWKFAADPLSTAIFRAFGDACRARIRNRAGALSAG, translated from the coding sequence ATGCAAACCAGACCAGTCGTCGGTATCAGCGCCGACAGAAACATGATGGGTGTGCACCCGTCGCACATGACCGGCGAAAAGTACATCGCTGCGATCGTCGACGGTTCGCAGGCCCTTGCGCTGCTGCTGCCCGCGCTCGGCGACCGGCAGGCCAGCGCCGACATCCTGCAGGCGGTCGACGGGCTGCTGTTTACCGGCAGCTATTCGAACGTCGAGCCGCAGCGTTACGGCGGTCACGCAAGCGCACCCGGCACGTTGCACGATCCCGCCCGCGACGCAACAACGCTGCCGCTGATGCGCGCAGCGATCGCGGCGGGCGTGCCGGTACTGGCGATCTGCAGGGGGGTTCAGGAAATGAACGTGGTGTTCGGCGGCACGCTGCATCAAATCGTCCACACGGTGGAAGGTCTCCACGACCACCGTGAAAACAAGGAGGACACGCTGGACACGCAGTACGGACCGTCCCATTCGCTGCAGTTGACGCCTGGCGGCGTGCTGCAGCAGCTCGCAGCGGGTGCCGCGCAGGTGCGCGTCAATTCGCTGCATGGCCAGGGTATCGAGCGGCTCGGCGCCGGTCTCGTGACCGAAGCCGTGGCGCCGGACGGTCTGATTGAAGCGGTGAGCGTCGAGGGCGCGCGCGCCTTTGCGCTCGGTGTGCAGTGGCATCCGGAATGGAAGTTTGCTGCCGACCCGCTTTCCACAGCGATATTCCGCGCGTTCGGCGATGCTTGCCGGGCTCGAATACGGAACAGGGCCGGAGCCCTGAGCGCAGGCTGA
- a CDS encoding glutamine synthetase family protein, translated as MHEIDEFLKKHRITEIEAIIPDMAGIARGKIIPRSKFESGESMRLPQAVMIQTVTGDYPEDGTLTGVTDPDMVCVPDPSTIRIIPWAVDPTAQVIHDCVHFDGTPVEISPRRVLRRVLELYKAKGWKPVVAPELEFYLVDMNKDPDLPLQPPIGRTGRPETGRQAYSIEAVNEFDPLFEDIYEYCDVQELEVDTLIHEVGAAQMEINFMHGDPLNLADRVFLFKRTVREAALRHHMYATFMAKPMENEPGSAMHIHQSLVDEETGQSVFTGPDGKPTELFHSYIAGLQKYTPALMPIFAPYINSYRRLSRFMAAPINVQWGYDNRTVGFRIPHSGPAARRVENRIPGVDCNPYLAIAATLAAGYLGMTQKLKPTEPLTTDGYEQPYQLPRNLEEGLTLMGACEPMAGILGEPFVKAYLALKETEYGAFFRVISSWERRHLLLHV; from the coding sequence ATGCATGAGATCGACGAATTCCTGAAGAAGCATCGCATCACCGAGATCGAAGCGATCATCCCCGACATGGCGGGTATCGCGCGCGGCAAGATCATTCCGCGCAGCAAGTTCGAATCCGGAGAATCGATGCGCCTGCCCCAGGCCGTGATGATCCAGACCGTTACCGGCGACTATCCGGAAGACGGCACGCTCACCGGCGTCACCGATCCCGACATGGTGTGCGTCCCCGATCCATCCACTATCCGCATCATCCCGTGGGCCGTCGATCCTACCGCACAGGTCATTCACGATTGTGTTCACTTCGACGGTACGCCGGTCGAAATCTCGCCGCGCCGCGTGCTGCGCCGCGTGCTCGAGTTGTACAAGGCGAAGGGCTGGAAGCCGGTCGTCGCACCGGAGCTCGAGTTTTATCTCGTCGACATGAACAAGGACCCGGACCTGCCGCTACAACCGCCGATCGGCCGTACCGGTCGTCCGGAAACCGGACGCCAGGCGTATTCGATCGAAGCGGTCAACGAGTTCGATCCGCTCTTCGAAGACATCTACGAGTACTGCGACGTTCAGGAACTGGAAGTCGACACGCTGATCCACGAAGTGGGCGCCGCGCAGATGGAAATCAACTTCATGCACGGCGATCCGCTCAATCTCGCCGACCGCGTGTTCCTGTTCAAGCGCACGGTGCGCGAGGCGGCGCTGCGGCATCACATGTACGCGACGTTCATGGCAAAGCCGATGGAAAACGAACCCGGCTCGGCCATGCACATCCACCAGAGCCTCGTCGACGAGGAAACCGGTCAGAGCGTCTTCACCGGCCCGGACGGCAAACCGACCGAGCTGTTCCACAGCTACATCGCCGGGCTGCAGAAATACACCCCCGCGTTGATGCCGATCTTCGCGCCGTACATCAACTCGTATCGCCGGCTGTCGCGCTTTATGGCCGCGCCGATCAACGTGCAGTGGGGTTACGACAACCGCACGGTCGGCTTCCGCATTCCGCATTCGGGACCGGCCGCGCGCCGTGTCGAGAACCGCATTCCTGGCGTGGACTGCAATCCGTACCTCGCGATCGCCGCCACGCTGGCGGCCGGTTATCTCGGCATGACCCAGAAGCTCAAGCCCACCGAACCGCTCACCACCGACGGCTACGAACAGCCTTACCAGTTGCCGCGCAATCTCGAAGAGGGACTGACCTTGATGGGCGCCTGCGAACCAATGGCCGGCATTCTCGGCGAACCGTTCGTCAAGGCGTACCTCGCCTTGAAGGAAACCGAATACGGTGCGTTCTTCCGCGTGATCAGTTCGTGGGAACGCCGGCATCTGCTGCTGCACGTCTGA